Proteins found in one Halobaculum sp. MBLA0147 genomic segment:
- a CDS encoding thiolase domain-containing protein: MTGVRVAGVGLTPFGEHDGRTGRDLFAAAADEALADAGVDRDDVEQLNYGNFMGALAERQGHQAPLMAEAAGLHCPATRYEEACASAGVAVREAVRAVRSGEQDVVLAGGMERMTNLSTARVTESLAVAADELFEVRAGVTFPGAYALMARAYFDQFGGSREDLAHVAAKNHEHALDNEYAQYQRRVTPEDALDAPPIASPLHLYDACPITDGASALVVVSESYAEANDLAAPVRITGTGQGGDRAALQDRAAIPETPAAADAAEMAYDDAGVGPDDVDVAEVHDCFTIAEVLALESLGFYDPGEAVGAARRGETTADGALPVNLSGGLKAKGHPVGATGGSQIAELTRLLRGDHPNSDAVADATVGLTHNAGGTVASAVVHVLEVAR, from the coding sequence ATGACGGGTGTACGAGTGGCCGGTGTGGGACTCACGCCGTTCGGCGAACACGACGGCCGGACGGGGCGTGACCTGTTCGCGGCGGCCGCCGACGAGGCGTTGGCCGACGCCGGTGTCGACCGCGACGACGTCGAACAACTGAACTACGGGAACTTCATGGGTGCACTCGCCGAGCGACAGGGCCACCAGGCGCCGTTGATGGCGGAGGCGGCCGGGCTCCACTGTCCGGCGACGCGCTACGAGGAGGCGTGTGCCAGCGCCGGGGTGGCCGTCCGCGAGGCCGTCCGGGCGGTTCGGTCGGGCGAACAGGACGTGGTGCTCGCCGGGGGGATGGAACGGATGACGAACCTCTCGACGGCGCGAGTGACGGAGTCGTTGGCCGTCGCCGCCGACGAACTGTTCGAGGTACGGGCGGGCGTCACCTTCCCCGGCGCGTACGCGCTGATGGCACGGGCCTACTTCGACCAGTTCGGCGGCTCGCGCGAGGACCTGGCACACGTCGCGGCGAAGAACCACGAGCACGCCCTCGACAACGAGTACGCACAGTACCAGCGGCGCGTGACTCCCGAGGATGCGCTGGACGCGCCACCCATCGCGTCGCCGCTCCACCTGTACGACGCCTGCCCGATCACCGACGGCGCGAGTGCGCTCGTGGTGGTCTCGGAGTCGTACGCCGAGGCGAACGACCTCGCCGCGCCGGTACGGATCACCGGCACCGGCCAGGGTGGCGACCGGGCCGCGCTGCAGGACCGGGCCGCGATTCCGGAGACGCCCGCCGCCGCCGACGCCGCCGAGATGGCGTACGACGACGCCGGGGTCGGGCCGGACGACGTAGACGTGGCCGAAGTCCACGACTGTTTCACCATCGCCGAGGTGCTCGCCCTGGAGTCGCTGGGGTTCTACGACCCCGGCGAGGCGGTCGGGGCCGCTCGGCGCGGCGAGACGACCGCCGACGGCGCGTTGCCGGTGAACCTCTCGGGGGGCCTGAAGGCGAAGGGTCACCCGGTCGGGGCGACCGGCGGGTCACAGATCGCCGAGCTGACGCGACTGCTGCGGGGTGACCACCCGAACAGCGACGCGGTCGCGGACGCGACCGTCGGGCTCACCCACAACGCGGGTGGGACGGTCGCGAGTGCGGTCGTCCACGTGCTGGAGGTGGCACGATGA
- a CDS encoding DUF5611 family protein — protein MKEYKMRRGEHLDDRMPDLKAEVEDAFGAVTGTEERGGDDLFVVSDPENPVFERILVGAAEYSGKKDRLKVHFEERDAEDVIAEGNAEAAADAVDVKNDFLEAATGRDAKSRRDSMKRAVEDDAPDV, from the coding sequence ATGAAGGAGTACAAGATGCGTCGAGGGGAACACTTGGACGACCGGATGCCCGACCTGAAGGCGGAGGTCGAGGACGCCTTCGGAGCGGTGACGGGGACCGAGGAGCGTGGCGGCGACGACCTGTTCGTCGTCTCGGACCCGGAGAACCCGGTGTTCGAGCGGATACTCGTCGGCGCGGCGGAGTACTCCGGGAAGAAGGACCGACTGAAGGTCCACTTCGAGGAGCGAGACGCCGAGGACGTCATCGCCGAGGGGAACGCCGAGGCAGCCGCCGACGCGGTCGACGTGAAGAACGACTTCTTGGAGGCGGCGACGGGTCGTGACGCCAAGTCGCGGCGCGACTCGATGAAACGCGCCGTCGAGGACGACGCGCCCGACGTGTGA
- a CDS encoding zinc ribbon domain-containing protein, whose protein sequence is MGLRCLLGHDYGETRTEREREERGDELVVTETEIEECTRCGETRVVSENTEVRSLAEATSSANAGVDGSTPATGGRTETPSRTEPSAGDDASVGGPSDAETVTRPDDPETPAQSGDRPAETDVEVVIDEAESDGSFDESRSTTGGRGGKAGPSAGASGDERAAAGAESATAGGRADPAADDPSPVADQSGTASEDAEIIDADDADDSTGASDDRRPGEWPEADKTHPAEAAESSQTPASDTTTGDGPVGVDGDDGVEIVDGDDDGVEIVGGSGGGDEAGGESGADASEHAGDTDGRRTGGTDEATNERDEARVVEGEDAELLDAGGETDGDSTAGSETARRAGVDDDTAPRAGDATAPDERAGDDGDGVVVDDGDGAVVDDAEFVDEPADETGAAAEARRDVVDPSEAVGDDGSVTGDTGRWPSHDGRDEGYDATPDAADGGDVSVDGSLQPEVDPETLADEDVEFVGGTPESTGEERNGAGTHDAGGFDASEVADTVERNGRASGTPAGRAGTDVSATRTGTADEYYCPECGHVEPVGSSSMRKGDICPECMRGYIDERTAE, encoded by the coding sequence ATGGGACTCAGGTGTCTGCTCGGGCACGACTACGGGGAGACCCGAACCGAGCGCGAGCGGGAGGAGCGGGGCGACGAGCTCGTCGTCACCGAGACCGAGATCGAGGAGTGTACCCGGTGTGGCGAGACGCGCGTCGTCTCGGAGAACACCGAGGTGCGGAGCCTCGCCGAGGCCACCTCGTCGGCGAACGCGGGTGTCGACGGGTCGACACCGGCGACCGGGGGAAGGACCGAGACACCATCACGCACCGAACCGTCGGCGGGTGACGACGCGTCGGTCGGAGGACCGAGCGACGCCGAGACGGTCACACGACCCGACGATCCCGAGACGCCGGCACAGTCGGGCGACCGCCCGGCGGAGACGGACGTGGAGGTCGTCATCGACGAGGCGGAGAGCGACGGGTCGTTCGACGAGTCGCGGTCGACGACGGGTGGTCGGGGCGGCAAGGCGGGTCCGAGTGCGGGTGCGTCGGGCGACGAGCGAGCGGCAGCCGGAGCTGAGTCGGCGACCGCGGGCGGCCGGGCGGACCCCGCGGCCGACGACCCGTCGCCCGTGGCGGACCAGTCTGGGACCGCGAGTGAGGACGCCGAGATCATCGACGCCGACGACGCGGACGACTCGACGGGAGCGTCCGACGACCGACGGCCGGGCGAGTGGCCCGAGGCGGACAAGACCCACCCGGCGGAGGCAGCCGAGAGCTCACAGACACCGGCGTCGGACACGACGACCGGTGACGGCCCCGTCGGCGTCGACGGGGACGACGGTGTCGAGATCGTCGACGGAGACGACGACGGTGTCGAGATCGTCGGTGGCTCGGGCGGCGGTGACGAGGCCGGCGGAGAGTCTGGAGCGGACGCGAGTGAGCACGCCGGCGACACCGATGGACGCCGAACGGGTGGCACCGACGAGGCGACGAACGAACGTGACGAAGCGCGGGTCGTGGAGGGGGAGGACGCCGAGCTCCTCGACGCGGGCGGGGAGACCGACGGTGACTCGACGGCGGGTAGCGAGACGGCGAGACGAGCCGGTGTCGACGACGACACCGCACCACGAGCAGGAGACGCGACGGCCCCCGACGAACGGGCAGGCGACGACGGAGACGGCGTGGTGGTCGACGACGGAGACGGCGCGGTGGTCGACGACGCGGAGTTCGTCGACGAACCCGCCGACGAGACCGGCGCGGCCGCGGAGGCACGCCGCGACGTGGTCGATCCGTCGGAGGCGGTCGGCGACGACGGCTCCGTGACCGGCGACACCGGTCGCTGGCCCTCCCACGACGGTCGAGACGAGGGGTACGACGCCACGCCGGACGCGGCAGACGGCGGGGACGTGTCCGTCGACGGATCGTTACAGCCGGAGGTCGACCCGGAGACCCTGGCCGACGAGGACGTGGAGTTCGTCGGCGGGACGCCCGAGTCGACCGGCGAGGAACGGAACGGGGCGGGCACGCACGACGCCGGTGGGTTCGACGCCAGCGAGGTGGCCGACACCGTCGAACGGAACGGACGAGCGTCGGGTACACCGGCCGGCCGAGCGGGCACCGACGTGTCCGCCACCCGCACGGGGACCGCCGACGAGTACTACTGCCCGGAGTGTGGACACGTCGAGCCCGTCGGCAGCTCCTCGATGCGGAAGGGGGATATCTGTCCCGAGTGCATGCGTGGGTACATCGACGAGCGCACGGCAGAGTGA
- a CDS encoding cysteine hydrolase family protein: protein MEFDPDRTALVVVDVQNAFCHPDGSLHAPHSEAVVEPVAALAERAGAAGVPVVYTRDVHPPGQFDGNHYYDEFERWGDHVVEGSWDAELHDALPTASAAHVVEKHTYDAFHETELDGWLSARGIDDLLVCGTLANVCVLHTAGSAGLRDYRPVLVADALGYIEPDHKSYAVEHADWLFGETVARDAIEFDGE, encoded by the coding sequence ATGGAGTTCGACCCGGACCGAACCGCACTGGTGGTCGTGGACGTGCAGAACGCGTTCTGTCACCCGGACGGGAGCCTCCACGCACCCCACAGCGAGGCGGTCGTCGAACCGGTCGCCGCGTTGGCCGAACGTGCCGGTGCGGCGGGCGTCCCGGTGGTGTACACACGCGACGTACACCCGCCCGGACAGTTCGACGGGAACCACTACTACGACGAGTTCGAGCGGTGGGGCGACCACGTCGTCGAGGGGTCGTGGGACGCCGAACTACACGACGCGCTCCCGACGGCGTCGGCGGCCCACGTCGTCGAGAAACACACCTACGACGCGTTCCACGAGACGGAACTCGACGGCTGGCTGTCCGCTCGTGGGATCGACGACCTCCTCGTGTGCGGCACGCTGGCGAACGTCTGCGTGCTCCACACTGCGGGGTCGGCCGGGCTCCGCGACTACCGGCCGGTGCTCGTCGCGGACGCGCTGGGGTACATCGAACCGGACCACAAGTCGTACGCCGTCGAGCACGCCGACTGGCTGTTCGGCGAGACCGTCGCTCGCGACGCGATCGAGTTCGACGGCGAGTGA
- the nth gene encoding endonuclease III produces MGTALEPREAQVTEVLDRLYAEYPDSDIALNFSTRLELLVAVVLSAQCTDERVNEVTADLFEEYQTAADYAAATEEELADAIYGITFHNNKAGYLRETGEILVEEHDGEVPDTMSALTDLPGVGRKTANVVLQHGHDVVEGIVVDTHVQRLSRRLGITEEERPTAIEEDLLPVVPEDDWKMYTHLLISHGREVCSARNPDCAACVLADVCPSEKGDGAVDLASGERWEA; encoded by the coding sequence ATGGGGACGGCACTGGAGCCGCGCGAGGCGCAGGTCACCGAGGTGCTCGACAGACTGTACGCGGAGTACCCGGACAGCGACATCGCGTTGAACTTCTCGACGCGACTGGAACTGCTGGTGGCGGTGGTCCTGTCGGCGCAGTGTACCGACGAGCGAGTCAACGAGGTGACGGCCGACCTCTTCGAGGAGTACCAGACGGCGGCCGACTACGCCGCCGCGACCGAGGAGGAGTTGGCCGACGCCATCTACGGAATCACGTTCCACAACAACAAGGCCGGCTACCTGCGCGAGACCGGCGAGATCCTCGTCGAGGAACACGACGGCGAGGTGCCGGACACGATGAGTGCGTTGACCGACCTGCCGGGCGTCGGCCGCAAGACCGCGAACGTCGTCTTGCAACACGGCCACGACGTGGTCGAGGGGATCGTCGTCGACACTCACGTCCAGCGGCTCTCGCGGCGCCTCGGGATCACCGAGGAAGAGCGCCCGACGGCCATCGAGGAGGACCTGCTGCCCGTCGTGCCCGAGGACGACTGGAAGATGTACACGCACCTGCTGATCTCGCACGGCCGCGAGGTGTGTTCTGCGCGGAACCCAGACTGTGCGGCGTGTGTCCTCGCCGACGTGTGCCCGTCGGAGAAGGGCGACGGCGCCGTCGACCTCGCGAGCGGCGAACGGTGGGAGGCGTGA
- a CDS encoding plastocyanin/azurin family copper-binding protein codes for MKRREFVRSAGGATALGAGASATAGTAAAAEGDGGGGGGGKRPDFGGYTDGAKGGAYEDLRGNDEVTVEVGAGSGGLAFAPTDLWIDTGTTVVFEWVGGQSHNVLFDETPSGASVEGYSEVVGSGTTHEVTFDTGGVYKYFCQPHKGLGMVGAVAVGDGVPTKEAAGGGGGEKPLHALGVPIQAHWVGAATILGIAMTVVFSFYVLKYGESPHTGTGR; via the coding sequence ATGAAGAGGCGGGAATTCGTCAGGTCCGCGGGTGGCGCGACCGCGCTCGGCGCGGGTGCGTCTGCGACCGCCGGAACCGCCGCGGCCGCCGAGGGTGACGGCGGCGGTGGCGGCGGCGGGAAACGCCCGGACTTCGGCGGCTACACGGACGGCGCCAAAGGTGGCGCGTACGAGGACCTCCGTGGCAACGACGAGGTGACGGTCGAGGTCGGCGCGGGCAGCGGCGGACTCGCGTTCGCACCGACGGACCTCTGGATCGACACCGGCACCACGGTCGTCTTCGAGTGGGTCGGCGGTCAGAGCCACAACGTCCTGTTCGACGAGACGCCCTCCGGCGCGAGCGTCGAGGGGTACAGCGAGGTCGTCGGCAGCGGCACCACCCACGAGGTGACCTTCGACACCGGCGGCGTGTACAAGTACTTCTGTCAGCCCCACAAGGGGCTCGGCATGGTCGGTGCCGTCGCCGTCGGCGACGGCGTCCCGACGAAGGAGGCCGCCGGCGGTGGTGGCGGCGAGAAGCCGCTACACGCGCTGGGCGTCCCGATCCAGGCTCACTGGGTCGGCGCGGCGACGATCCTCGGGATCGCGATGACCGTGGTGTTCAGCTTCTACGTGCTCAAGTACGGTGAGAGCCCACACACGGGGACCGGGAGGTAA
- a CDS encoding cytochrome bc complex cytochrome b subunit, whose protein sequence is MSLKKKDEHDHKAWLQKKDLTPVETTFLTALVWLDKRFRIVDYLELLETLYYRVNLQMPKSHTEQYDLDNKFWYWYPLYTLGFFSTLAYVVAAISGALLGFYYSPSNAAGTAATGKVAYEQITFIMRDLQFGFMLRSIHRWAAQVMTAAVFLHMLRVYFTGAYKEPRELNWLLGIVLISLTMVFGYTGYLLPWDQLAFWAGQIGVEMSLSIPLAGEWIAQLIFGGFSLSQSTLIRMYILHVFLLPFVVTSLIAIHIGIVWVQGIAEPH, encoded by the coding sequence ATGAGTCTCAAGAAGAAAGACGAACACGACCACAAAGCCTGGTTACAGAAGAAGGACCTCACGCCGGTGGAGACGACGTTCCTCACGGCGTTGGTGTGGCTCGACAAGCGGTTCCGGATCGTCGACTACCTGGAGCTGTTGGAGACGCTGTACTACCGCGTCAACCTCCAGATGCCGAAGAGCCACACGGAGCAGTACGACCTGGACAACAAGTTCTGGTACTGGTACCCGTTGTACACCCTCGGGTTCTTCAGTACCCTGGCGTACGTCGTCGCGGCGATCTCGGGGGCGTTACTCGGATTCTACTACAGCCCGTCGAACGCGGCCGGGACCGCAGCCACGGGGAAGGTCGCCTACGAGCAGATCACGTTCATCATGCGTGACCTGCAGTTCGGGTTCATGCTCCGGTCGATCCACCGCTGGGCGGCACAGGTGATGACCGCCGCGGTGTTCCTCCACATGCTCCGCGTGTACTTCACCGGGGCGTACAAGGAGCCGCGGGAGCTGAACTGGCTGCTCGGCATCGTCCTCATCTCCTTGACGATGGTGTTCGGGTACACGGGGTACCTGCTGCCGTGGGACCAGTTGGCCTTCTGGGCCGGCCAGATCGGCGTCGAGATGAGCCTCTCGATCCCGCTGGCGGGCGAGTGGATCGCCCAGTTGATATTCGGCGGGTTCTCGTTGAGCCAGTCGACGCTGATACGAATGTACATCCTCCACGTGTTCCTGCTCCCGTTCGTGGTCACCTCGCTGATCGCGATCCACATCGGGATCGTCTGGGTGCAGGGGATCGCGGAGCCACACTGA
- a CDS encoding cytochrome bc complex cytochrome b subunit, whose product MSDTDTDTTDARTDGGGTGIVAPDDETPTWRERKERTEGLSRLTYEYFERARREDEDLRRESDYVERDVLAFPTWPHEVIRNLAIGSFFVGMTLFLAATLPPHIGAPADPGSTPAIILPDWYLYWSFGLLKLGFLNPELSILGGSKLMADRTYGVLANVVVVGFVAIVPFLNKGAARRPVEQPFWAAVGVSGVTFAFTISVLSIKNLMPMSVNLINDLAFLLPIVTACVTYAVLKTMREGYMYDLNRRYYRLRPPK is encoded by the coding sequence ATGAGCGACACAGACACCGACACGACGGACGCACGGACGGACGGCGGCGGCACCGGAATCGTCGCGCCGGACGACGAGACGCCCACGTGGCGCGAGCGCAAGGAGCGCACCGAGGGACTCTCCCGGCTGACGTACGAGTACTTCGAGCGCGCACGACGCGAGGACGAGGACCTCCGGCGGGAGTCGGACTACGTCGAGCGGGACGTGTTGGCGTTCCCGACGTGGCCCCACGAGGTGATCCGGAACCTCGCGATCGGCTCCTTCTTCGTCGGGATGACGCTGTTCCTGGCGGCGACGCTCCCGCCACACATCGGCGCACCCGCCGACCCCGGGTCGACGCCGGCGATCATCCTGCCGGACTGGTACCTCTACTGGTCGTTCGGGCTGTTGAAGCTCGGGTTCCTCAACCCCGAGCTGTCGATCCTCGGTGGGTCGAAGCTGATGGCCGACCGGACGTACGGCGTGTTGGCGAACGTGGTCGTCGTCGGCTTCGTCGCGATCGTCCCGTTCCTCAACAAGGGCGCGGCACGACGGCCGGTCGAACAGCCCTTCTGGGCGGCCGTCGGCGTGAGCGGCGTGACGTTCGCGTTCACCATCTCCGTGCTGTCGATCAAGAACCTCATGCCGATGAGCGTGAACCTGATCAACGACCTCGCGTTCCTGCTGCCCATCGTGACGGCGTGTGTCACCTACGCCGTGTTGAAGACGATGCGGGAGGGGTACATGTACGACCTCAACCGGCGGTACTACCGACTGCGCCCGCCGAAGTGA
- a CDS encoding MBL fold metallo-hydrolase — protein sequence MDLQFLGTGGSQPIPLPTCDCRLCVEARERGAPAARRGYSMHLPGCDAVIDAPEQTLENLVRWGVDTVEYCLLTHWHPDHSGGLRALPMGPLDTRDEETFRDAKRRAAPTLVTTRAVYERARETVGVLGFHVDEGYVDTVFLDERAEPFDLGGVTVEALPYPLADDESPPRATGFLLRGSPTGAAAARDGETTPEATGSDATTTDETRLDDESDASGDDSTRTTLAIVPDDAARFDPTRLPDDLDAAVFECGYFTHDPNGERIRSPALETDDLSHEAVLERAATVDADRTFLSHVGHQYARSHAELRALAAAYREDPDRPDGVVFPHDGLRVSI from the coding sequence GTGGACCTCCAGTTTCTCGGTACCGGTGGGAGCCAGCCCATCCCGTTGCCGACCTGTGACTGTCGGCTGTGTGTCGAGGCGCGCGAACGCGGTGCGCCCGCCGCACGTCGTGGGTACTCGATGCACCTGCCGGGGTGTGACGCGGTGATCGACGCGCCGGAACAGACGCTCGAGAACCTCGTGCGGTGGGGTGTCGACACGGTGGAGTACTGTCTGCTCACCCACTGGCACCCCGACCACAGCGGTGGGCTCCGGGCGCTCCCGATGGGGCCGCTCGACACACGCGACGAGGAGACGTTCCGGGACGCGAAGCGACGGGCGGCACCGACGTTGGTGACGACCCGAGCGGTGTACGAGCGCGCCCGCGAGACGGTGGGTGTGCTCGGCTTCCACGTCGACGAGGGGTACGTCGACACGGTGTTCCTCGACGAACGGGCTGAGCCGTTCGACCTCGGGGGGGTCACGGTCGAGGCGCTGCCGTACCCGCTCGCCGACGACGAGTCGCCGCCACGCGCGACCGGGTTCCTCCTCCGTGGGTCACCCACGGGGGCGGCTGCGGCGAGGGACGGCGAGACGACACCCGAGGCGACGGGGTCGGACGCGACGACGACCGACGAGACGAGGCTCGACGACGAGAGCGACGCGAGCGGGGACGACTCGACACGGACGACACTCGCGATCGTGCCGGACGACGCGGCGCGGTTCGACCCGACACGACTCCCCGACGACCTGGACGCGGCGGTGTTCGAGTGCGGCTACTTCACACACGACCCGAACGGCGAGCGAATCCGGTCGCCGGCACTGGAGACGGACGACCTCTCACACGAGGCGGTGCTGGAGCGCGCCGCGACGGTCGACGCAGATCGGACGTTCCTGTCGCACGTCGGGCACCAGTACGCGCGGAGTCACGCGGAACTGCGCGCGCTGGCGGCGGCGTACCGCGAGGATCCGGATCGACCGGACGGGGTCGTGTTCCCCCACGACGGACTGCGGGTGTCGATCTAG
- a CDS encoding FlaD/FlaE family flagellar protein: MLDPKDYDPEELRTLAGAASPTADPSDESRRWAKPVDFLGQAEARVMAAQLGDVYYLQAAQGGAERPYLPSMPEVGPGARLALDWLQFLVTVGGHDRAEEALEYYERIQWLGPDAAETLTDLLPGLGVGGDDPFEPSHHRTSLLFVARLAALR; this comes from the coding sequence ATGCTCGACCCGAAAGACTACGACCCGGAGGAGTTGCGCACGCTGGCGGGCGCCGCGAGCCCGACGGCGGACCCGAGTGACGAGTCGCGACGCTGGGCGAAGCCGGTCGACTTCCTCGGCCAGGCGGAGGCTCGCGTCATGGCCGCGCAACTCGGCGACGTGTACTACCTCCAGGCGGCACAGGGCGGCGCCGAGCGGCCGTACCTCCCGTCGATGCCGGAGGTCGGCCCGGGGGCACGGCTGGCGCTCGACTGGCTCCAGTTCCTCGTGACCGTCGGCGGTCACGACCGTGCCGAGGAGGCGCTGGAGTACTACGAGCGGATCCAGTGGCTCGGCCCGGACGCGGCGGAGACGCTGACGGACTTGCTCCCCGGCCTCGGCGTCGGTGGCGACGACCCCTTCGAGCCGTCACACCACCGGACGAGTCTGCTGTTCGTCGCGCGGCTGGCCGCCCTCCGGTGA
- a CDS encoding CBS domain-containing protein produces the protein MDISEIAVREFVEVAPDDRLGQIQSLFDRDAPRGVVVVDDGEVQGVIGERDLIRSRVEEDTKAAALAKSAPAVDRDEDVREVARVLVEGGVKIAPVYEGESLYGVVTADAILEAVLDNLDAITVGDISTDEPITIHEDAHVGQAINRLREHGISRLPVLDEDGDLSGILTTHDIVDFVVRDDERQGRGDRSGDLDRMLDIPVYDMMSAPVITAAPEETVEDAVRRMLEEDVAGLVVTGDAATDVAGVVTKTDVLRALTFTEEETLDVQITNVELVDGISREEIRESIAQVAEKYQEMTVVHAHVRFHEHKEKLRGTPLLQAQIRLRTSHGQVAGSGEGYGADHAFHVALDKLERNVLELKGVVADERYRGQLLRKLGGL, from the coding sequence ATGGACATCTCAGAGATCGCGGTCCGAGAGTTCGTCGAGGTCGCGCCCGACGACCGCCTCGGACAGATTCAGTCGCTGTTCGACCGCGACGCCCCGCGCGGGGTCGTCGTGGTCGACGACGGTGAGGTGCAGGGTGTCATCGGCGAGCGAGACCTGATCCGCTCGCGGGTGGAGGAAGACACGAAGGCCGCCGCACTCGCGAAGTCGGCGCCGGCCGTCGACCGCGACGAGGACGTCCGCGAGGTGGCACGCGTCCTCGTCGAGGGTGGCGTCAAGATCGCCCCGGTGTACGAGGGTGAGTCGCTGTACGGCGTCGTCACCGCCGACGCCATCCTGGAGGCCGTCCTCGACAACCTCGACGCGATCACCGTCGGTGACATCTCGACCGACGAGCCGATCACGATCCACGAGGACGCTCACGTCGGCCAGGCGATCAACCGCCTGCGCGAGCACGGCATCTCGCGGCTCCCCGTGCTCGACGAGGACGGCGACCTCTCGGGGATCCTCACGACCCACGACATCGTCGACTTCGTCGTCCGCGACGACGAGCGACAGGGTCGTGGCGACCGCTCGGGCGACTTGGACCGGATGCTCGACATCCCGGTGTACGACATGATGTCCGCGCCGGTCATCACCGCGGCCCCCGAGGAGACCGTCGAGGACGCCGTCCGGCGGATGCTCGAGGAGGACGTGGCCGGGCTCGTCGTCACCGGCGACGCCGCGACCGACGTGGCCGGGGTCGTCACCAAGACGGACGTGTTGCGGGCGTTGACCTTCACCGAGGAGGAGACGCTCGACGTCCAGATCACCAACGTGGAACTCGTCGACGGCATCTCCCGCGAGGAGATCCGCGAGTCCATCGCGCAGGTCGCCGAGAAGTACCAGGAGATGACCGTCGTCCACGCGCACGTCCGGTTCCACGAGCACAAAGAGAAGCTCCGCGGGACGCCGCTGTTGCAGGCACAGATCCGGCTCCGGACGAGCCACGGGCAGGTCGCCGGCTCCGGCGAGGGGTACGGCGCCGACCACGCCTTCCACGTCGCGCTCGACAAACTGGAGCGGAACGTCCTGGAGCTGAAGGGCGTCGTCGCCGACGAGCGCTACCGGGGTCAGCTACTCCGGAAGCTCGGCGGGTTGTAG
- a CDS encoding nucleoside hydrolase: MSPPDDTHDTATGSTTADADATPPPDPPQPTAEDPLPVVVDTDTASDDAVALAYAAREPRLDVRAVTVVAGNVPFDDQLRNAAYSLAVAGGEDVPVPDADDAPVARAEEIPLAAGARRPLVKSWEHATDVHGEGGLGGDLEPTLDPEPVEEYGPDLLRRLAREHDGELGVIAIGPPTNLAEALRRDPDLGDRLAGVWLMAGAVHCEGNVTPAAEYNAWVDPDATRLVVESLPVTLVDWGLTLRDGSFDAATLDRIAASDGERAAFLDAVTERARERSRSRPGPVRVPQPDGLAAAVAAHPELVESVGRHRVTVDDREGPTRGHTVVETDPDPPARANARVVERVDEEAFRERLLETVVGDDLAPPE; this comes from the coding sequence GTGTCCCCACCCGACGACACCCACGACACGGCGACCGGCTCGACCACCGCGGACGCGGACGCCACACCACCGCCGGACCCGCCACAGCCGACCGCCGAGGACCCGCTGCCCGTGGTCGTCGACACGGACACCGCGAGCGACGACGCGGTGGCGCTGGCGTACGCCGCCCGCGAGCCGCGACTCGACGTCCGGGCGGTCACCGTCGTCGCCGGGAACGTCCCCTTCGACGACCAACTCCGCAACGCGGCCTACTCGTTGGCCGTCGCCGGCGGCGAGGACGTACCCGTGCCCGACGCCGATGACGCCCCCGTGGCCCGCGCCGAGGAGATCCCACTGGCCGCCGGCGCACGCCGCCCGCTCGTCAAGTCGTGGGAGCACGCGACCGACGTGCACGGCGAGGGTGGGCTCGGCGGCGACCTCGAGCCGACCCTCGACCCCGAGCCGGTCGAGGAGTACGGCCCCGACCTACTCCGGCGACTCGCTCGCGAACACGACGGCGAGTTGGGTGTGATCGCCATCGGCCCGCCGACGAACCTCGCGGAGGCACTCCGGCGCGACCCCGACTTGGGCGACCGCCTCGCTGGCGTCTGGCTGATGGCCGGCGCGGTCCACTGCGAGGGGAACGTCACCCCCGCGGCCGAGTACAACGCCTGGGTCGACCCCGACGCGACCAGACTCGTCGTGGAGTCGCTCCCCGTCACGCTCGTCGACTGGGGCCTCACGCTGCGGGACGGCTCGTTCGACGCCGCGACGCTCGACCGGATCGCCGCCAGCGACGGCGAGCGGGCGGCGTTCCTCGACGCCGTGACGGAGCGCGCCCGCGAGCGGAGTCGGTCGCGACCCGGTCCCGTCCGCGTCCCACAGCCGGACGGGCTCGCCGCCGCGGTCGCCGCCCACCCGGAGTTGGTCGAGTCGGTCGGCCGCCACCGCGTCACCGTCGACGACCGCGAGGGGCCGACGCGAGGCCACACGGTCGTCGAGACGGACCCCGACCCGCCGGCCCGGGCGAACGCCCGTGTCGTCGAGCGTGTCGACGAGGAGGCGTTCCGCGAGCGACTGCTGGAGACGGTGGTCGGCGACGACCTCGCGCCGCCGGAGTGA